In Streptomyces sp. NBC_01439, the following are encoded in one genomic region:
- a CDS encoding cyclase family protein: protein MTLPAEFHDIAKRVNNWGRWGADDEIGTLNLITDEVVRGAAAQIRTGRRIPLALPLKEDGVQVGMIPGRINPLHTMVQINQELFGPGTVACSDDAVSMGLQAGTHWDALTHVSHSGKIYNGRPAGTITAHGRAEFSGIDKAGHIVSRGVLLDVARAKGLDRLPGDHAVTPGDLDEAAEFGGVTVRPGDVVLVRTGQIQVYLAGDKHGYGFPSPGLSIRTPEWFHARDVAAVANDTLTFEIFPPEIENLWLPVHALDLVEMGMHQGQNWNLEKLSTACAEENRYAFLLSAMPEPFVGGTGTPVAPVAVL, encoded by the coding sequence ATGACCCTGCCCGCCGAGTTCCACGACATCGCCAAGCGCGTCAACAACTGGGGGCGCTGGGGCGCCGACGACGAGATCGGCACCCTGAACCTGATCACCGACGAGGTGGTCCGGGGCGCCGCGGCACAGATCCGTACCGGCCGCCGGATCCCGCTCGCCCTCCCGCTCAAGGAGGACGGGGTCCAGGTCGGCATGATCCCCGGCCGGATCAACCCGCTCCACACGATGGTGCAGATCAACCAGGAGCTCTTCGGCCCCGGCACGGTGGCGTGCAGCGACGACGCCGTGAGCATGGGCCTCCAGGCGGGCACCCACTGGGACGCCCTCACCCACGTCTCGCACTCGGGGAAGATCTACAACGGCCGCCCGGCCGGCACCATCACTGCGCACGGCCGCGCCGAGTTCAGCGGCATAGACAAGGCCGGCCACATCGTCTCGCGCGGGGTGCTCCTCGACGTGGCGCGCGCGAAGGGGCTGGACCGGCTGCCGGGCGACCACGCGGTGACCCCCGGGGACCTCGACGAAGCCGCGGAGTTCGGCGGGGTCACCGTCCGCCCCGGGGACGTCGTCCTGGTCCGCACCGGTCAGATCCAGGTCTACCTGGCGGGTGACAAGCACGGCTACGGCTTCCCCTCGCCCGGGCTGTCGATCCGCACGCCCGAGTGGTTCCACGCGCGGGACGTGGCGGCCGTCGCGAACGACACCCTGACCTTCGAGATCTTCCCGCCGGAGATCGAGAACCTGTGGCTGCCCGTGCACGCCCTCGACCTGGTCGAGATGGGCATGCACCAGGGCCAGAACTGGAACCTCGAAAAGTTGTCCACAGCCTGTGCAGAAGAGAACCGGTACGCGTTCCTCCTCTCCGCGATGCCGGAACCGTTCGTCGGCGGCACCGGTACCCCCGTGGCCCCGGTGGCCGTCCTCTGA
- a CDS encoding ATP-binding protein — protein sequence MQVLQVQLEVGADPAEVGRARRWARSRLAGSGIGDDEPLAETLILLISELVTNAVVHTGCPAVLRMLFGGPGVRVEVADASDRAPNRRQACGEDTGGRGLELVDGLADRWGWQREGAGKRIWCEIDRAQKSTSDCASERPADGPSEIHTPPREPRVYL from the coding sequence GTGCAGGTGCTTCAGGTTCAGCTGGAGGTCGGTGCGGATCCCGCCGAGGTCGGCCGGGCCCGCCGGTGGGCGCGTTCCCGGTTGGCGGGGTCGGGCATAGGGGACGACGAGCCGCTCGCCGAGACGTTGATCCTGCTGATCTCCGAGCTCGTCACGAACGCGGTCGTGCACACGGGCTGTCCGGCCGTGCTGCGCATGCTGTTCGGGGGGCCGGGGGTGCGGGTCGAGGTGGCCGACGCGAGCGATCGGGCGCCGAACCGCCGGCAGGCGTGCGGGGAGGACACGGGCGGGCGCGGCCTGGAGCTGGTCGACGGGCTGGCTGACCGCTGGGGCTGGCAGCGCGAGGGCGCGGGCAAACGGATCTGGTGCGAGATCGACCGCGCGCAGAAATCCACCTCGGACTGCGCGTCCGAGAGGCCCGCGGACGGCCCGTCGGAAATTCATACTCCGCCGCGGGAACCGCGCGTGTACCTCTAA
- a CDS encoding TOPRIM nucleotidyl transferase/hydrolase domain-containing protein → MADMRAFREAVDDWASGGTGRDARELAAHLDVRTAVLLEGPSDLAAVEALAERRGRDLAAEGVCVVPMGGAMSVARYTDLLGPPGLGLRLTGLCDEREQPFYDRALERAGAPRQGFFVCVADLEDELIRALGTARIEEVFRVEGDLRSWETFVRQPAQHGRPRQQQLRRFFGTKKGRKIRYGRLLVEALEADRAPDPLDDLLASL, encoded by the coding sequence ATGGCGGACATGCGGGCGTTCCGGGAAGCGGTCGACGACTGGGCGAGCGGCGGTACCGGCCGGGACGCGCGCGAGCTGGCCGCCCACCTGGACGTGCGGACGGCGGTGCTGCTGGAAGGCCCCAGCGACCTGGCGGCCGTCGAGGCGCTCGCCGAGCGGCGCGGCCGCGACCTCGCCGCCGAGGGCGTGTGCGTCGTACCGATGGGCGGGGCGATGAGCGTGGCCCGGTACACCGACCTCCTGGGACCGCCCGGCCTCGGCCTGCGCCTGACGGGACTGTGCGACGAGCGCGAGCAACCCTTCTACGACCGGGCGCTGGAACGGGCCGGGGCGCCGCGGCAGGGCTTCTTCGTGTGCGTGGCGGACCTGGAGGACGAACTCATCCGCGCGCTGGGCACCGCGAGGATCGAGGAGGTCTTCCGGGTCGAGGGCGACCTCCGCTCCTGGGAGACCTTCGTGCGCCAGCCCGCCCAACACGGTCGGCCCCGGCAGCAGCAGTTGCGGCGCTTCTTCGGCACGAAGAAGGGGCGCAAGATCCGCTACGGGCGCCTCCTCGTCGAGGCCCTCGAAGCCGACCGGGCACCGGACCCGCTCGACGACCTCCTCGCGAGCCTGTGA
- a CDS encoding acyl-CoA dehydrogenase family protein, translated as MDFQPTEEQEDLRAGVRDLLAGRYGREALRASVDTGVTVDRALWRELGDAGFFALRLPESEGGVGLGLPEAVLVFEEAGRALVPGPLVATHLAAGVVPGAAAGTAVVSAFDLGGPLVAHLAEADAVLGASGVPAGEPVRSVDPLTPLHRVAVAGDATAYRETGALLTAALQVGSALRTVELAVRYAGEREQFGQPIGAFQAVKHLCARMLVRAEVARTAVYAAAVTGDAGEAAAAKLLADGAAVRGARDCLQVHGGMGFTWEADVHLHLKRAWVRAEQWRTVAQAEELLARELVDSEEGAGRLG; from the coding sequence GTGGACTTCCAGCCGACCGAGGAGCAGGAGGACCTGCGGGCGGGCGTACGGGACCTGCTGGCGGGCCGGTACGGACGCGAGGCGCTGCGGGCGTCGGTGGACACGGGGGTGACGGTGGACCGCGCGCTGTGGCGGGAGCTGGGCGATGCGGGGTTCTTCGCGCTGCGCCTGCCGGAATCCGAGGGCGGTGTGGGCCTGGGGCTGCCCGAGGCGGTCCTGGTCTTCGAGGAGGCCGGCCGGGCGCTGGTGCCGGGGCCGCTGGTCGCCACGCACCTGGCCGCAGGGGTGGTCCCGGGGGCGGCGGCGGGGACGGCGGTGGTGAGCGCCTTCGACCTGGGCGGGCCGCTGGTGGCCCACCTCGCGGAGGCGGACGCGGTGCTGGGGGCGTCGGGGGTGCCGGCGGGTGAGCCGGTGCGTTCGGTGGACCCGCTGACCCCGCTGCACCGGGTCGCGGTGGCGGGCGACGCCACGGCGTACCGGGAAACGGGGGCGCTGCTGACGGCCGCGCTCCAGGTCGGGAGCGCGCTGCGGACGGTGGAGCTGGCGGTGCGGTACGCGGGTGAGCGCGAGCAGTTCGGGCAGCCGATCGGGGCGTTCCAGGCGGTCAAGCACCTGTGCGCGCGAATGCTGGTGCGCGCGGAGGTGGCCCGTACGGCGGTCTACGCGGCGGCGGTGACGGGGGACGCGGGCGAGGCGGCCGCGGCCAAGCTCCTCGCGGACGGGGCGGCGGTGCGGGGCGCCCGGGACTGCCTGCAGGTGCACGGCGGCATGGGCTTCACCTGGGAGGCGGACGTGCACCTGCACCTGAAGCGGGCCTGGGTGCGGGCCGAGCAGTGGCGGACGGTGGCGCAGGCGGAGGAGCTGCTGGCGCGGGAACTGGTGGACTCGGAGGAGGGGGCCGGGCGGCTGGGGTAG
- a CDS encoding acyl-CoA dehydrogenase family protein, with amino-acid sequence MDFSFGAEDEELRGRARAWLAEHLVGPYAQALGLGGPGSEHEGAGIRRAWERELGRGGWIGQGWEADGWGNRRLSLTGQVVWAEEYAALRAPGRVGHIGENLLAPTLIAHGSPEQQDRFLPGIARGEELWCQGYSEPGAGSDLAGIRTAAVRDAADGRYRVTGQKIWTSLARDADWCFVLARTEPGSRRHRGLSFLLVRMDQPGRVEVRPIRQMSGTSEFNEVFFDGAVAAEVVGAEGDGWRVAMGLLALERGVSTLVQQIGFAAELERVLAAYAARVAAGAGDPVLRERLVRQWAELRTMRWNALRTLGSGSGSGSGAGAGSGGGAGSGGGAGGAGAPSVAKLLWGGWHRRLGELAVEVRGAAATAGPAAWTPGLPYERGLDEEQRLFLFTRADTIYGGSDEIQRNIIAERVLGLPKESG; translated from the coding sequence GTGGACTTCAGCTTCGGGGCCGAGGACGAGGAGCTGCGCGGGCGCGCCCGCGCGTGGCTGGCCGAGCACCTCGTGGGCCCGTACGCGCAAGCCCTCGGCCTCGGCGGGCCAGGCAGCGAGCACGAGGGGGCCGGAATCCGGCGGGCGTGGGAGCGCGAGCTCGGCCGGGGCGGCTGGATCGGGCAGGGCTGGGAGGCCGACGGGTGGGGAAACCGGCGGCTGTCCCTGACCGGCCAGGTGGTGTGGGCCGAGGAGTACGCGGCCCTGCGCGCGCCCGGCCGGGTCGGCCACATCGGCGAGAACCTCCTCGCCCCGACGCTCATCGCCCACGGGTCGCCCGAGCAGCAGGACCGTTTCCTGCCCGGCATCGCGCGGGGCGAGGAGCTGTGGTGCCAGGGCTACAGCGAGCCGGGCGCCGGGTCCGACCTCGCGGGCATCCGTACGGCCGCGGTACGGGACGCGGCCGACGGGCGGTACCGGGTGACGGGCCAGAAGATCTGGACCTCGCTGGCCCGGGACGCCGACTGGTGCTTCGTGCTCGCCCGCACCGAGCCCGGCTCGCGCAGGCACCGGGGGCTGTCGTTCCTGCTGGTCCGCATGGACCAACCCGGCCGCGTCGAGGTCCGGCCGATCCGGCAGATGTCGGGCACGAGCGAGTTCAACGAGGTGTTCTTCGACGGGGCGGTCGCGGCCGAGGTCGTCGGCGCCGAGGGCGACGGCTGGAGGGTGGCCATGGGCCTGCTCGCCCTGGAGCGCGGCGTCTCGACCCTGGTCCAGCAGATCGGCTTCGCGGCCGAACTGGAGCGCGTCCTGGCCGCGTACGCGGCGCGGGTCGCAGCCGGCGCCGGGGACCCCGTCCTGCGGGAGCGGCTGGTCCGGCAGTGGGCCGAGCTGCGCACGATGCGGTGGAACGCGCTGCGCACCCTCGGCTCGGGCTCGGGCTCGGGCTCGGGCGCGGGCGCGGGCTCGGGCGGCGGCGCGGGCTCGGGCGGCGGCGCGGGCGGCGCGGGCGCGCCCAGCGTGGCCAAGCTGCTGTGGGGAGGCTGGCACCGGCGGCTCGGGGAGCTGGCGGTGGAGGTCCGCGGCGCGGCGGCCACGGCCGGGCCGGCCGCCTGGACGCCCGGGCTCCCGTACGAACGCGGACTCGACGAGGAACAGCGCCTGTTCTTGTTCACCCGCGCCGACACCATCTACGGCGGCTCGGACGAGATCCAGCGGAACATCATCGCCGAGCGCGTGCTCGGCCTGCCTAAGGAGTCCGGTTGA
- a CDS encoding SDR family oxidoreductase produces MGNFLAGKVVAVTGAGRGIGRAVALAAAAEGAKVVVNDYGVGIEGAEPTSEIAEAVVKEITELGGEAVAVADDISTMAGGQRLVDTALARYGHIDGVVCVAGILRERMLFNMSEEEWDPVVATHLKGTFTVFRAASAVMRRQGTGTLIGFTSGNHQGSVAQANYSAAKGGIISLVRSAALGLAKYGVTANAVAPVARTRMSAGVPMELKEIGEPEDVAALVTYLLSDQARAEDITGQVYTIAGPKIAVWAQPRELRAGYAEGSWTPEKIADFLPGTVGTDPMPMLAQLEAMAKAAAAKDRPNA; encoded by the coding sequence GTGGGGAACTTCTTGGCAGGCAAGGTCGTCGCCGTCACCGGCGCCGGCCGGGGCATCGGGCGGGCCGTGGCACTCGCCGCGGCCGCCGAGGGCGCCAAGGTCGTCGTCAACGACTACGGGGTCGGGATCGAGGGCGCGGAGCCCACCAGCGAGATCGCCGAGGCCGTGGTGAAGGAGATCACCGAGCTCGGCGGGGAGGCCGTCGCCGTCGCCGACGACATCTCCACCATGGCGGGCGGCCAGCGCCTCGTCGACACCGCACTCGCGCGGTACGGCCACATCGACGGGGTCGTCTGCGTGGCCGGCATCCTGCGCGAACGGATGCTGTTCAACATGTCCGAAGAGGAGTGGGACCCGGTCGTCGCCACCCACCTCAAGGGCACCTTCACCGTCTTCCGCGCTGCCTCCGCCGTCATGCGCAGGCAGGGCACGGGCACCCTGATCGGCTTCACCAGCGGCAACCACCAGGGCTCCGTCGCCCAGGCCAACTACAGCGCCGCCAAGGGCGGGATCATCTCGCTCGTCCGCTCCGCCGCGCTGGGCCTGGCCAAGTACGGGGTCACGGCCAACGCTGTCGCCCCCGTCGCCCGCACCCGCATGTCCGCGGGGGTCCCCATGGAACTCAAGGAGATCGGCGAGCCCGAGGACGTGGCGGCGCTGGTCACCTACCTGCTCAGCGACCAGGCCAGGGCCGAGGACATCACCGGGCAGGTCTACACGATCGCCGGCCCGAAGATCGCCGTCTGGGCGCAGCCGCGCGAACTGCGCGCCGGATACGCCGAAGGCTCCTGGACACCGGAGAAGATCGCCGACTTCCTGCCCGGCACGGTGGGCACCGACCCGATGCCGATGCTCGCGCAACTGGAGGCCATGGCCAAGGCGGCGGCAGCCAAGGACCGCCCCAACGCGTAG
- a CDS encoding acyl-CoA dehydrogenase, producing MDLTYTEEEQDFRARLRAWLAKVLPELPARPSPDDWPGRRAYDLGWQRRLYEAGYAGLHWPVDAGGRGATPTQHLIFLEETERAGAPYVGANFVGLLHAGPTIAAEGTAQQRARWLPPVLRGDEVWCQGFSEPDAGSDLASLRTRAVRDGDDYVISGSKIWTSHAEVADWCELLVRTDPGAPKHRGISWLALPMDAPGVSVRPLRTLAGSAEFAQVFLDEVRVPVANRVGAENDGWRVTMVTLSFERGTAFVGEVVACRRTLGELARTAKANGRWDDPVLRRRLGRLYGEFGALWRLTQWNVSEAERSAGGVPGIGGSVFKLAYSHARQELYDTAAEVLGARSLSLEEEWTLDRLSSLSYTIAAGTSQIQRNIVAERILGLPKGR from the coding sequence ATGGACCTGACCTACACCGAGGAGGAGCAGGACTTCCGGGCCCGGCTGCGCGCCTGGCTCGCCAAGGTGCTCCCCGAACTGCCCGCCAGACCGTCCCCCGACGACTGGCCGGGCCGGCGCGCGTACGACCTGGGCTGGCAGCGCCGGCTGTACGAGGCCGGGTACGCGGGCCTGCACTGGCCGGTGGACGCGGGCGGCCGCGGGGCCACCCCGACCCAGCACCTGATCTTCCTGGAGGAGACCGAGCGTGCCGGCGCCCCGTACGTCGGCGCGAACTTCGTCGGGCTGCTGCACGCCGGCCCGACGATCGCCGCCGAGGGCACGGCGCAGCAGCGGGCGCGCTGGCTGCCGCCCGTGCTGCGCGGCGACGAGGTGTGGTGCCAGGGGTTCAGCGAGCCGGACGCGGGCTCCGACCTGGCCTCCCTGCGGACGCGGGCCGTGCGCGACGGCGACGACTACGTGATCAGCGGGTCGAAGATCTGGACCTCGCACGCGGAGGTCGCCGACTGGTGCGAGCTGCTGGTGCGCACCGATCCCGGGGCGCCCAAACACCGGGGGATCTCCTGGCTGGCCCTGCCGATGGACGCGCCGGGGGTGAGCGTACGGCCGCTGCGCACGCTCGCCGGGTCGGCGGAGTTCGCGCAGGTGTTCCTCGACGAGGTGCGGGTCCCGGTGGCCAACCGGGTCGGCGCGGAGAACGACGGCTGGCGGGTCACCATGGTCACGCTGTCCTTCGAGCGGGGCACCGCCTTCGTCGGCGAGGTCGTCGCCTGCCGCCGGACCCTGGGGGAACTGGCCCGGACGGCGAAGGCCAACGGCCGGTGGGACGACCCGGTGCTGCGGCGCAGGCTGGGGCGGCTGTACGGGGAGTTCGGCGCGCTGTGGCGGCTCACCCAGTGGAACGTCAGCGAGGCCGAGCGGTCGGCGGGCGGGGTCCCCGGCATCGGCGGTTCCGTCTTCAAGCTCGCCTACTCGCACGCCCGCCAGGAGCTGTACGACACGGCGGCGGAGGTCCTGGGGGCCCGGTCCCTGTCCCTGGAGGAGGAGTGGACCCTGGACCGGCTCTCGTCCCTCTCGTACACGATCGCGGCGGGCACCTCCCAGATCCAGCGGAACATCGTCGCCGAGCGGATCCTCGGCCTCCCGAAGGGCCGGTGA
- a CDS encoding Zn-dependent alcohol dehydrogenase: MRGVVFDGKQAQVVDDLEIRDPGPGEVLVAIGAAGLCHSDLSVIDGTIPFPPPVVLGHEGAGVVEAVGPGVTHVVPGDHVALSTLANCGACADCDRGRPTMCRKAIGMPGQPFSRGGTPLFQFASNSAFAERTLVKAVQAVKIPTDIPLTSAALIGCGVLTGVGAVLNRARVDRGESVVVIGTGGIGLNVLQGARIAGATTIVAVDANPAKEAVAGQFGATHFIDASAVADSSAAVREILPTGADHAFECVGNVKLIRQAIDLLDRHGQAVLLGVPGFREEASFLVSSMYLDKTIMGCRYGSSRPQRDIALYAELYRQGRLLLDELVTEVYPVEDFAEAVDDAHHGRVARGVLTF, encoded by the coding sequence TTGAGAGGCGTCGTGTTCGACGGCAAGCAGGCTCAGGTGGTCGACGACCTGGAGATCCGGGACCCGGGGCCGGGGGAGGTGCTGGTCGCGATCGGCGCGGCCGGGCTGTGCCACAGCGATCTGTCGGTGATCGACGGGACGATCCCCTTCCCCCCGCCGGTGGTGCTCGGGCACGAGGGCGCGGGGGTCGTGGAGGCGGTGGGCCCGGGCGTCACCCACGTGGTGCCGGGTGATCACGTGGCGCTGTCCACCCTGGCCAACTGCGGGGCGTGCGCGGACTGCGACCGGGGCCGGCCGACGATGTGCCGCAAGGCGATCGGGATGCCGGGCCAGCCGTTCTCGCGGGGCGGGACGCCGCTGTTCCAGTTCGCCTCCAACTCGGCCTTCGCCGAGCGCACGCTGGTCAAGGCCGTGCAGGCAGTGAAGATCCCGACCGACATCCCGCTGACCTCGGCGGCGCTCATCGGCTGCGGGGTCCTCACCGGAGTGGGGGCGGTACTGAACCGGGCGCGGGTGGACCGCGGCGAGAGCGTGGTCGTCATAGGCACCGGCGGCATCGGGCTGAACGTGCTGCAAGGGGCCCGGATCGCGGGCGCCACGACGATCGTGGCGGTGGACGCGAACCCGGCGAAGGAGGCGGTGGCCGGGCAGTTCGGCGCCACGCACTTCATCGACGCGTCCGCCGTCGCCGACTCCTCGGCGGCGGTCCGCGAGATCCTGCCGACCGGCGCCGACCACGCCTTCGAGTGCGTGGGCAACGTCAAGCTGATCCGTCAGGCGATCGACCTCCTCGACCGGCACGGGCAGGCGGTCCTGCTGGGGGTGCCCGGCTTCCGCGAGGAGGCGTCGTTCCTCGTGTCGTCCATGTACCTGGACAAGACGATCATGGGCTGCCGGTACGGGTCCTCGCGCCCGCAGCGCGACATCGCGCTCTATGCCGAGCTCTACCGGCAGGGCAGGCTGCTGCTGGACGAACTGGTGACGGAGGTCTACCCGGTCGAGGACTTCGCCGAGGCCGTGGACGACGCCCACCACGGGCGGGTGGCCAGGGGCGTGCTCACCTTCTGA
- a CDS encoding flavin reductase family protein translates to MAATVVRYLRSVGSPTSASAQREAGSVDALPRPDLRAVGEDERAPVSPAEFRAVLGNFASGVTVITAPPGEDAQGPAGFACQSFASLSLDPPLVTFMVARTSTTWPRIARAGVFCVNILGAEQGELCRSFAVSGADKFAGVTHTPAPVTGSPQLDAVPAWIDCRIQAVHTGGDHLIVVGRVVAMGAAGEGEPLLFHKGRFGRLAD, encoded by the coding sequence ATGGCGGCCACCGTCGTCCGATACCTCAGGTCAGTGGGCTCCCCCACCTCCGCCTCGGCGCAGCGGGAAGCCGGGTCCGTCGACGCCCTGCCGCGTCCCGACCTGCGCGCGGTCGGCGAGGACGAGCGCGCGCCGGTGTCCCCCGCCGAGTTCCGGGCCGTATTGGGGAACTTCGCCAGCGGGGTCACCGTCATCACGGCACCGCCCGGCGAGGACGCTCAGGGCCCGGCCGGCTTCGCCTGCCAGTCGTTCGCCTCGCTGTCCCTCGACCCGCCCCTGGTCACCTTCATGGTGGCCCGTACGTCGACCACCTGGCCGCGGATCGCCCGCGCCGGGGTGTTCTGCGTCAACATCCTCGGTGCCGAACAGGGCGAGTTGTGCCGGTCCTTCGCCGTCAGCGGCGCGGACAAGTTCGCCGGGGTGACCCACACGCCCGCCCCCGTCACGGGATCGCCGCAGCTCGACGCCGTGCCCGCCTGGATCGACTGCCGCATCCAGGCCGTCCACACCGGCGGGGACCACCTCATCGTCGTGGGGCGGGTGGTGGCCATGGGTGCGGCCGGCGAGGGCGAACCGCTCCTCTTCCACAAGGGTCGCTTCGGACGCCTCGCCGACTGA
- a CDS encoding D-alanyl-D-alanine carboxypeptidase family protein, giving the protein MRRTRGAVAVTVATGALLVAATPSSSAAPVAAPPVTAAGSILIDGTSGATLASKDADTQRQGASTTKIMTAQVVMRTPNLNYDQKITIKQEYLDYVAREGASSAHLKVGSTPTVRQLLYGLMLPSGCDAAYALADTFGKGATTQARTADFIAQMNAKAKSLGMTKTVYDSFDGISPTGKNVTTARDLAKLTKYAMSGVTFPKIVGAKTYSTGGTSTDATWGNSNLLIRERPTGYAYPGAIGVKTGTGSAAGKCLVYSATRNGKTVIGVLLNDEERYADSMKLMDWALGSSAGSGAALQRGNTDPIPDVLD; this is encoded by the coding sequence ATGCGCCGCACGCGCGGCGCCGTTGCCGTCACGGTCGCCACCGGAGCCCTCCTGGTGGCCGCCACGCCGTCCTCGTCGGCGGCTCCGGTCGCCGCACCTCCCGTCACGGCCGCCGGCTCGATCCTGATCGACGGCACCAGCGGGGCCACGCTCGCCAGCAAGGACGCCGACACCCAGCGGCAGGGGGCGAGCACCACGAAGATCATGACCGCCCAGGTCGTGATGCGCACGCCCAACCTGAACTACGACCAGAAGATCACCATCAAGCAGGAGTACCTGGACTACGTCGCCCGCGAGGGCGCGAGCTCCGCCCACCTGAAGGTGGGTTCCACCCCGACGGTCCGCCAGCTGCTGTACGGGCTGATGCTCCCGTCGGGCTGCGACGCGGCCTACGCGCTCGCCGACACCTTCGGCAAGGGCGCGACCACGCAGGCCCGCACGGCGGACTTCATCGCGCAGATGAACGCCAAGGCGAAGTCGCTGGGCATGACCAAGACGGTCTACGACTCCTTCGACGGCATCTCGCCGACCGGCAAGAACGTCACCACCGCGCGCGACCTGGCGAAGCTCACCAAGTACGCGATGTCGGGCGTGACCTTCCCGAAGATCGTGGGCGCGAAGACCTACAGCACGGGCGGCACTTCGACCGACGCCACGTGGGGCAACAGCAACCTGCTGATCAGGGAGCGTCCCACCGGCTACGCGTACCCGGGTGCGATCGGCGTCAAGACCGGCACCGGCTCCGCCGCGGGCAAGTGCCTCGTCTACTCCGCGACCCGCAACGGCAAGACCGTCATCGGCGTCCTGCTGAACGACGAGGAGCGCTACGCGGACTCGATGAAGCTCATGGACTGGGCGCTCGGTTCGAGTGCCGGCTCCGGGGCGGCACTGCAGCGCGGCAACACCGACCCGATCCCGGACGTCCTCGACTGA
- a CDS encoding amidohydrolase family protein: protein MELGLPRIISVDDHVIEPAHLFDVWLPAKYRDRGPKALTAGIGELAYTGGKYVITMDPDGPPTDWWIYEDLKFPYKRNIAAVGFDRDDMTLEGITREEMRRGCWDPAARLADMDLNHVEASLCFPTFPRFCGQTFAEAHDKEVALACVRAYNDWMVEEWCGDSGGRLIPLCIIPLWDIDLAVAEIRRNAARGVKAVTFSEIPTYLGLPSIHSGYWDPFFAVCQETGTVVNMHIGSSSQMPAASPDAPPAVQASLSFNNAMASMMDFLFSGVLVKFPTLKLAYSEGQMGWIPYALERADDVWQEHRAWGGVRDLIPEPPSTYYYRQMFCCFFRDKHGIAALDVVGRDNATFETDYPHVDSTFPHTKEVALDHVKGLDDETVYKLMRGNAIRMLGLDLDKSRR from the coding sequence ATGGAACTGGGACTGCCTCGGATCATCAGCGTCGACGACCACGTGATCGAGCCCGCGCACCTGTTCGACGTCTGGCTGCCCGCCAAGTACCGCGACCGCGGCCCCAAGGCGCTCACCGCCGGCATCGGCGAACTCGCCTACACCGGCGGCAAGTACGTCATCACCATGGACCCCGACGGCCCGCCGACCGACTGGTGGATCTACGAGGACCTGAAGTTCCCGTACAAGCGCAACATCGCCGCCGTCGGCTTCGACCGCGACGACATGACCCTGGAGGGCATCACCCGCGAGGAGATGCGCCGGGGCTGCTGGGACCCCGCGGCGCGCCTCGCCGACATGGACCTCAACCACGTCGAGGCCTCGCTCTGCTTCCCGACCTTCCCGCGCTTCTGCGGCCAGACCTTCGCAGAGGCCCATGACAAGGAGGTCGCCCTCGCCTGCGTGCGCGCCTACAACGACTGGATGGTCGAGGAATGGTGCGGCGACAGCGGCGGCCGGCTCATCCCGCTGTGCATCATTCCGCTCTGGGACATCGACCTCGCCGTCGCCGAGATCCGGCGCAACGCGGCCCGCGGGGTGAAGGCCGTGACCTTCTCCGAGATCCCCACCTACCTCGGGCTCCCCTCCATCCACTCCGGCTACTGGGACCCCTTCTTCGCCGTCTGCCAGGAGACCGGCACGGTGGTCAACATGCACATCGGGTCCAGCTCCCAGATGCCCGCCGCCTCCCCCGACGCACCCCCCGCCGTCCAGGCCTCGCTCAGCTTCAACAACGCGATGGCCTCGATGATGGACTTCCTCTTCAGCGGCGTCCTGGTGAAGTTCCCGACGCTCAAGCTCGCCTACAGCGAGGGCCAGATGGGCTGGATCCCCTACGCCCTGGAACGCGCCGACGACGTCTGGCAGGAGCACCGGGCCTGGGGCGGCGTCCGCGACCTGATCCCCGAGCCGCCGTCCACGTACTACTACCGGCAGATGTTCTGCTGTTTCTTCCGCGACAAGCACGGGATCGCCGCCCTCGACGTCGTCGGCCGCGACAACGCGACCTTCGAGACCGACTACCCGCACGTGGACTCGACCTTCCCGCACACCAAGGAGGTCGCCCTCGACCACGTGAAGGGCCTGGACGACGAGACGGTCTACAAGCTGATGCGCGGCAACGCCATCCGCATGCTCGGCCTCGACCTGGACAAGAGCCGCCGCTGA